The sequence aaaatgagagaaaaagatTTTTCAATGAATGGCCTCAAAGATTATAGTTAAGATTTAAAATTTTACAAAAATATGTTGTACCTAACAGTAGTTGTTACTTGTAGAGAGTAGTAGTTATAGGCAATTTACAATCACTTTTACATGTCTAAATTCCTTAATCATAATTTTCAATGCTATGTTTAGATAAACAGAATGAATAACCACGACAAAGAAGTTAGATTTATCTCACGAGGAAGCAGTTAGATTTCAAGGGTCGTTTTTGTAAATGTAATTATCTAAAAGGGCCGAATTCTAAAATCCGTCTGTTAGACTGTTACACTGTTGCATAAAGCCATAAACCAAAAACCAAAACGTGTGTAAAAATATATTCCATCTAACCGCCAAAGTTTCCCAAAATCAAACGATCTCATTCCATCGAAGCGATCATTCATTTCAGGTATCATATCATTTGCTTCTAGCATCACCATTCACTGTTCTATATGAATCCAACTGTTATATCGTTGTtgctgttatttatttaatttacttcTAAATTGTTGTTATCATTCGTGTTGAATCTGTATTAGATTCTTCGAATTTCAATTTTATGCTTACTAATTAAATCAGGATGAATACCTTCTGTAGTTAGGTTTTCAGGAATTGCGCAGTCCTTATAATTCATAATTTTGCACAAACTTATTCCATCGATTCATCGTGTATATATCATCATGAATGAAGTAAAACGCCGTTTATTTTCACAGTTATCTGATTGCTGTTCAGTTCGTTGTTGTTACATTGATTTTGAGGTAGATATTCACAAATACGGAGTACTAAATATATAAATTGTTGAATACTCAAGTAAGGAATTAGGTTTGCTTAGTGTGGGATTTTAGCTTCTAAGCTTGTTTGTTTGAGTTCATGTGCGTTTTCAAGGTTAAATTAGTGCGACTTTGATGAATCAGATTAAGAGATATCGTATTGATGGTTAATTGTAGGCGGTTTTCATTTTTATTTGAGAATTTTATTACTTAATTAACACTGATGATTGATTATTATGACTTCAAATGAAATCATGAAATTCACTCTAAAATCAGGCTGAGCTTGCGATTTTGAATCACGGAATTGTAATGTTTGAGTTGGTAGAGATTAAACATAATATTGAAATTTATAGTTGTTAAACATGCATTTTGTGGTCAATCATACACGTGTTTCAGTTAGCCGGTTTATGTAAGAGACATGGTAGGAAGTTACGATTTGCCTTATACTGTTCTTCGCTGGATATTAGATTATTGTGATTTGCTTTACCATGCCGGTTTTGGTGTCGAGGGTACCCAGACATATCAATTTTGATTAACTTCCTTGTGTTATCTATTACTATATCTGATTAATGGCAACATAAAGTGTTTTGAAAACTTAAAATAGCTTCTAAAGTTTACTAGTGATTGGCAAACAATAACAACTTGCCCAAATTCATAACTAATTGGACTCCATTTGCAGACTTATTAATCTGCAAAAGTCGGGCGTTTTTCACTTTTACGCTTATTTTGTCAATAAGAATCTCATATTATTGAAACTGTTGCAATACATTAAAGTGAACTTGTAAAATACACAGCAATGGAGTTACAGGGAGCACCAGGAAAACCATGGATCCCCAAGTTGACACTTGAAGATTACCTTAACTTGGAGCATCTGGACGTGATAGATCCTGTTATTCTTCGAAAGGTGAGGCCCTCGATCATTGTCTCTTGAAACTATCACTCatttaattagatttaatatatctTGCTAATCGAAGATCTACATTGATCAATTCGTACATGCACACTTCAATTCTTGCTTACTTTGCTTGAACTCTTATCAAAGCGATGAACATATTTTGTTTTGGTCTGCAGATAATTATGATGCATGGATTCAATAGCAACAAAATTAAAAAGGTAATCGGATCTAAGACAGTTCTAAAATTCTGATGtgaattaattgtgaatttatttaTTCTAGAGGTGACAAAGGTGACCTACCCTTAATGGGTCAATTTGGGTCGTGTTATATCTCGAACGGGTCAGATGAGCTAAATTATAAGTCAGCTAATAAGGAACGGGTCAAACGCTTTAAATCTCCTTTTATGCTAACAACATCTTAAATTGTATATTTGCATTACTTAATAGATTCAGATTATTATTGTACTATCAAATCTTTCTAATTACAAGTGACGCGTTAATAAATAAATGGACGAAAATGTGGTTGCTTTGATGGCATTTATTTCCACCAGTACCAAAAGAAATGAATGACCACTTTCAACCTAAATCTTTTTGACCCATTTCACAACCTACGCTACCTGCAAATTTTGTCACATCTTGTTTATTCGGTATGTCTGAATTTAAAAGAGATATATACATGCAGGGTGATTTGTTGGATGTGGTGAGATCTATCAACCTGATGGATGTTCACCGCTCAACACTGCTAAGTGATGTTTCTTCAAATGCGTTCTTGGGTCTAAATGATGTAATCAGAGACCTTTCGTTACTCCATTGGCAAGAATGCTGCACCAGTTCCATTAAAACTTTCAACTCCGTAACCAGTTTTTGCTCTGGGGTTGTTAAATTTTCACCTAAAAGTTCGAAACAGAACTGCAACATTGCTTCCAATTCACAGGAGGAGTCTGAAGACCATGAAACACAGTCTCGGGCATTAAAGAAAAGTAAGCTTACTTCTCATTCTGACTAATTGTTTTTAGGAAAGCTTGAGTGCTTTATCACTTAAAATAGCTGATGCAAGATGGTATTCTTTTGGCATTTATATACTGTATAACGAAAAGACCAATGCTAGACCAATGCTACATCCGAATGATATAATGAAAGCTGTATGTTGCTAATTGCCACACTTGATGAAAAAACAACCAATTAAATAAACTTTATTTTTTTTTGCAACTTACACACCCAAGTACCCAACACCTATTAATTCACCAATATGTCCATGACGGGGCTTGAACCCCAAACCTCTTACCGCAGGCTGTAAGCCCTTTGGTACCAATCAAATGAACTGACTTCAAACTAATTTTGTTCATGATTCATTGTGATAAAGAGCAACCCAACAATGTCATCCAGACCAATAGTGAAGCCCAGCCTATGGACTTGCAGCAGCCCAACATACCCACAGTTTGGAACGTTTACAAGAGGAGGACTAAAAGACACGTGGAGGGTGATGGTATTCTAGTTATCCTTCTTTACtccgtatataaatataaatatatacaatcaCTCCATCTTCAATCCATAATCGTTGTTGATAGTTTATTGTTTATCCATTTACCTATCACATTATTTCAATCTAATATGAGTTTAGGTTGACCTTATCATACTGTTATTCTGCTTTGAATGGAACAGTTGAAGAAAGCACACTAGTAACCTATAATGGAGAACAAGTCGATCAGATGAACAGGCCCAAAGCCCACTTTGGAAAACAAGTGGATCTAGTTAAGAGGCCCAAAGTCCGCTACAGAGAACTAATGGATGTGGTTAACTTGCCCAAATCCCACTATGGAGAACAGGTGGATCAGGTTAACTTTCCCAAAGCTCACTATGAAGAACAAGTGGATCCGTTTGACAGGCCCAAAGTCCACTACAGAGAACAAGCGGATCAGGTTAAAAGGCCCAATGCCTATGATGGAAAACAAGTGGATCCGGTTAAGAAGTGTAAAAGAGGTATTAACAAGCCCATCTGGTTGAAGGGGTATATCCATTAACACAAGATTTTATCCTTAGAGTTATCAATATCTCAATAGGCATAGCCAGTTTGTTCAAATTACCCGAAAATTAGAAAACGATGTAATAACGTTCGTCATAAGATTTTTGGTTAAGAATAAGGCGGTAGCTCAGTTTTGGACATGATTACGAAAATTATTATTGGTCCTATCTTCTTGATTAATTCTCTGGGGATTTTGATCCATGTCTTCTATGCAAACACCAAGTTGCTTGTGCTTTTGGTCCGTTCATTTCCATTTTCTATTTTCGGTTGCTGTTAAAACTAGTCCGGCCCAAATCCTAAATACCAAGTTATCAAAACTGTTAATCTCAATCCAAATATGTAATAGTAATCTACTAAGCTCTCTGGTCATTAATGATGAATATTTCAttgtaaacaacaacaacaacaacaatacccaatcccacaaaagTAGGGTATGGGCGATATTTCATTGTAAAGATCTTCTAtttaaataaacataaacataataataataataataataatgataatgataatgataatgataataatactaatactctttGAAGTTCGAACCATAAGGTCTAAA comes from Rutidosis leptorrhynchoides isolate AG116_Rl617_1_P2 chromosome 4, CSIRO_AGI_Rlap_v1, whole genome shotgun sequence and encodes:
- the LOC139843799 gene encoding uncharacterized protein isoform X1 produces the protein MELQGAPGKPWIPKLTLEDYLNLEHLDVIDPVILRKIIMMHGFNSNKIKKGDLLDVVRSINLMDVHRSTLLSDVSSNAFLGLNDVIRDLSLLHWQECCTSSIKTFNSVTSFCSGVVKFSPKSSKQNCNIASNSQEESEDHETQSRALKKKQPNNVIQTNSEAQPMDLQQPNIPTVWNVYKRRTKRHVEGDVEESTLVTYNGEQVDQMNRPKAHFGKQVDLVKRPKVRYRELMDVVNLPKSHYGEQVDQVNFPKAHYEEQVDPFDRPKVHYREQADQVKRPNAYDGKQVDPVKKCKRGINKPIWLKGYIH
- the LOC139843799 gene encoding uncharacterized protein isoform X2: MELQGAPGKPWIPKLTLEDYLNLEHLDVIDPVILRKIIMMHGFNSNKIKKGDLLDVVRSINLMDVHRSTLLSDVSSNAFLGLNDVIRDLSLLHWQECCTSSIKTFNSVTSFCSGVVKFSPKSSKQNCNIASNSQEESEDHETQSRALKKIEESTLVTYNGEQVDQMNRPKAHFGKQVDLVKRPKVRYRELMDVVNLPKSHYGEQVDQVNFPKAHYEEQVDPFDRPKVHYREQADQVKRPNAYDGKQVDPVKKCKRGINKPIWLKGYIH